A genomic region of Polypterus senegalus isolate Bchr_013 chromosome 17, ASM1683550v1, whole genome shotgun sequence contains the following coding sequences:
- the LOC120518085 gene encoding uncharacterized protein PB18E9.04c isoform X1, producing the protein MSKFHLFKGFILFYILLSVGTILVSAQVMNTTTTLPTATSIQGTDVTSVSTATTAKVNSTLMMDNYTTSNTTSGIPSTPTTTTTIPPGLITCRTFNCTGYNCFTNFTTLAGTLCPTNNSYCEFIRQNNASYTAGCSKTCAGTTNICRNSSQNACTMECCATPRCLFLNGTTQETPALTTAATQATTTIKPTTIATNGKMCHVFTCTGETCYKGQTPSQSCAVGYNYCELKKKGTGTTTIWSAACSNSCQSITTGCTSSSTDCLQECCTSVATTSCLKLDGTVNIKSGVDSINMMSLLKILLFAMVILVFNNYSLFI; encoded by the exons aatttcatttatttaaag GTTTTATCCTGTTTTATATCCTCTTGTCAGTCGGTACCATCCTGGTATCTGCACAAGTCATGAATACGACAACCACTTTGCCAACAGCAACAAGTATCCAAGGGACAGATGTTACAA GTGTAAGTACGGCCACTACTGCAAAAGTAAATTCCACATTAATGATGGATAACTATACAACAAGCAATACCACAAGTGGTATACCATCCACACCTACAACAACAACGACAATCCCTCCTGGGCTG ATAACATGCCGGACATTTAACTGCACTGGATATAACTGCTTTACTAACTTTACTACTCTTGCCGGTACTCTGTGCCCCACTAACAACTCATACTGTGAG TTTATTCGGCAGAACAATGCCAGCTACACAGCTGGCTGTAGCAAGACTTGTGCCGGGACAACCAACATCTGCAGGAACTCTTCACAGAATGCTTGTACTATGGAGTGTTGTGCCACGCCCCGCTGTTTATTTCTGAATGGAACCACCCAGGAGACACCTGctt TGACAACAGCAGCCACTCAAGCCACAACTACCATAAAGCCAACCACCATTGCAACAAAT GGAAAGATGTGTCATGTATTCACATGTACTGGAGAAACATGCTACAAAGGACAAACGCCTTCTCAATCTTGCGCAGTTGGGTATAACTACTGTGAA TTGAAAAAGAAAGGTACTGGCACCACCACTATCTGGAGCGCTGCTTGCAGTAATTCATGTCAAAGTATTACAACTGGCTGCACATCTTCATCAACTGATTGCCTCCAAGAATGTTGTACCTCAGTTGCAACAACCTCTTGTCTCAAATTGGATGGAACCGTAAATATTAAGAGTGGTGTGGATTCCATTAATATGATGTCGCTTCTTAAGATtttattatttgcaatggtgattttGGTTTTCAATAATTACTCACTATTCATTTAA
- the LOC120518085 gene encoding galactose-specific cell agglutination protein gsf2 isoform X2 encodes MSKFHLFKGFILFYILLSVGTILVSAQVMNTTTTLPTATSIQGTDVTSVSTATTAKVNSTLMMDNYTTSNTTSGIPSTPTTTTTIPPGLFIRQNNASYTAGCSKTCAGTTNICRNSSQNACTMECCATPRCLFLNGTTQETPALTTAATQATTTIKPTTIATNGKMCHVFTCTGETCYKGQTPSQSCAVGYNYCELKKKGTGTTTIWSAACSNSCQSITTGCTSSSTDCLQECCTSVATTSCLKLDGTVNIKSGVDSINMMSLLKILLFAMVILVFNNYSLFI; translated from the exons aatttcatttatttaaag GTTTTATCCTGTTTTATATCCTCTTGTCAGTCGGTACCATCCTGGTATCTGCACAAGTCATGAATACGACAACCACTTTGCCAACAGCAACAAGTATCCAAGGGACAGATGTTACAA GTGTAAGTACGGCCACTACTGCAAAAGTAAATTCCACATTAATGATGGATAACTATACAACAAGCAATACCACAAGTGGTATACCATCCACACCTACAACAACAACGACAATCCCTCCTGGGCTG TTTATTCGGCAGAACAATGCCAGCTACACAGCTGGCTGTAGCAAGACTTGTGCCGGGACAACCAACATCTGCAGGAACTCTTCACAGAATGCTTGTACTATGGAGTGTTGTGCCACGCCCCGCTGTTTATTTCTGAATGGAACCACCCAGGAGACACCTGctt TGACAACAGCAGCCACTCAAGCCACAACTACCATAAAGCCAACCACCATTGCAACAAAT GGAAAGATGTGTCATGTATTCACATGTACTGGAGAAACATGCTACAAAGGACAAACGCCTTCTCAATCTTGCGCAGTTGGGTATAACTACTGTGAA TTGAAAAAGAAAGGTACTGGCACCACCACTATCTGGAGCGCTGCTTGCAGTAATTCATGTCAAAGTATTACAACTGGCTGCACATCTTCATCAACTGATTGCCTCCAAGAATGTTGTACCTCAGTTGCAACAACCTCTTGTCTCAAATTGGATGGAACCGTAAATATTAAGAGTGGTGTGGATTCCATTAATATGATGTCGCTTCTTAAGATtttattatttgcaatggtgattttGGTTTTCAATAATTACTCACTATTCATTTAA